The DNA window GAAGAGGTCGTGGGCCGCGTCGTCGAACGTGACGACCTCGATGTCGGCGACCGCGGCCCGGTAGCGCTCCACGTCGGCGTCGCGCAGGATCCCGCCGGCGGCTCCCCGCCCGACGAGCACCGGGACGCCCAGCCCGCCGAGCGCCTCCCACAGGTCCCGGTCGCGTGACTCTCGGGCGATGCCCTCCAGGACGTGGAAGGTGACCCGGTCGGGCATCGGCCGTCCCCGGAACCGGGTGCGCCACTGGCTCTCGGCGAAGGTCGGCGGCAGGCCCACCTCGACGGCGCGGTAGTCGCCGATGCTGACCGACGCCACGCACGACGGACGGCGCCGGGCCAGGTCGATGCCCCACGTCGTCCCCCGGGAGAACGTCATGAGGTGGAAGCGGTCGAGCCCGGCGTGCTCGACCACCGCCTCGAGGTCGTCGACGTGGTCGTCGGCGGAGTAGCCGGTGGGCGGGGCGTCGCTGCGTCCCTGGCCCCGCACCTCCACGACCAGCAGGCGGCGGGGCGTCAGGGCAGCGAACGCCGCCTCGTACTCGTCGGCCGTGTCGCTGAGGCCGGGTGAGAAGAGGACGGGCAGGCCGACGGTCTCCTCCGACGCGCTGTCGAGGTACCGCAACCGTCCCCCGGTCCCCTCGGCCCACCGTTCGAGCACCTCGGTCATGTTCCTCTCTCCCGTCAGCGGTCCCTGCAGTCCTAGATGACCAATCCCGGGGCGGTGGCGAGTCGTTTGTGGTCGTTCGGTTGTTCTTGAGTTGTTTGTGGTCGGTCTCCGATTACGAACGACTCGACTGTGGTCGGTGGCTACAGATGACTCGGGACGGGAAGGTCGCCTCTGGCCGGGGGAGCGCCAGTGGCCGGTCGGTGCGGTGTGTGGCGACTGAAAGGGTCGCCTGGCACCGCACGATCATCAGGGTCCGGGCTCGATGCGGCAGGAGGCAACCATTTCGGTCGCTGGACGCCCCACGGTGCCAGGCCCAACGACCCGTCGGCACAGAGAAGCCGTCAGACCACCCCTTGGAATTGGTCGTCTAGGGCTTCCGGACCGGGGGTTGAGGTGACGGGTGGGCTCTGGGTTGGGTCATGGTGTCAGGCTGTTTGGCGGTTGCGGTGGAGGTTGAGCATCTGGCGGGGTGTGCGGCCGCGCATGTAGTCGCTGTGGTTGCGGCGCCGGTTGTTGTAGTTGATGAGCCAGGCGTCGATCTCGGCTTGGAGTTGGCGGGTGGAGGTGAAGCGCCGGCGGTGGAAGGCGGGGCGCCAGGCCTCTTGGAGGGCGGTGCCTTGGAAGCGTTCGCACACGGCGTTGTGGTTCGGGGACCGGGGTGGGATGCGGTGATGGGTCAGGCCTTTGGCGGCCAGCGCGGTGGTGAAGGTGCGGGCGATGTATTCGGGACCGTTGTCGGTCAGCACCGCCCGCACGGTGACACCGAGACGCCGGTAGCGGCGGATCACGGTCTCCAGGAAGCGGGCGGTGACTGTGCCGTTGGGGGTGCCGAGGATGATCATCACGGTGGCCCAGCGGGTGGCGGTCTCGATGGCGGTGAGTTGGTACACCTTGCCGACGCCTTTGAGGTTCCCGATGTAGAAGCTGTCCAGGGCCACGAGGTCGCCGGGCCGGGCCGCGAAGTGGCAGAACCCGAAGGGCTCGTCCTCACGAGCGGCTTCGGTGACCAGACCCGTCGTCTGTGCGGTGACCGCTGCGGCCCGGGCGACGCGGGCGGATCGCCGGCCCAGCCCGTGGCGGATCAGGATCTCCTGCACGGTGGACTTGGCGATCTGGTAGCCCCGGTCGTCGAGCCGATCGGAGTACTGGCGGCACCCCAACGTCGGCTCCACCACGGCGAGGGTGAGCAGCTCGTTGACCACCCAGGTCGGTGTCGCGTTGGGCATCTGCGGCACCCGACGGTCCTTGGGCAACAGCGCCTCGACGCCGTAGCGCTCAGCGACACTGCGCCACTTGTAGAACGTCGTGCGCGACACACCGAACATGCGGCACGTCGCCGCCACGTTGCCGGTCTCGCGGGCGACATCCAGCACACGGGCACGTCGCTGATAGATGATCTCTGCCGGGGTCACGGTGGTGGGCTCCTCTGGATCTGTGGAAGGAACCACAGGGTCCACCACCACCCCTCCAACGAGGTGGATCTGCAACCTCAACCCCCGGACAGGAAGATCTAGAGGGCCGGCGCTGCCTCGGGGAAGTGGCAGGCGACGTAGTGCCCGGGGCGGACCTCACGGATCTGGGGCTCCTCGTGCGCGCATCGGTCCTGCGCCGCCGGGCAGCGGGTGCGGAAGCGGCAGCCGGAAGGCGGGTCGAGCGGTGACGGCAGCTCGCCCGCCAGTCCCTCTCCGTGTTGCCGGTTGCCGGGCGTCGGCTTCGGGATCGAGGCCAGCAGCAGCCGCGTGTAGTGGTGCGACGGGTGGGCGAACAGCTCGTCGGGCGTGGCGACCTCGCAGATCTTGCCGAGGTACATCACGACCACCCGGTCGCTGATGTTCTTG is part of the Acidimicrobiales bacterium genome and encodes:
- a CDS encoding alpha/beta hydrolase; amino-acid sequence: MTEVLERWAEGTGGRLRYLDSASEETVGLPVLFSPGLSDTADEYEAAFAALTPRRLLVVEVRGQGRSDAPPTGYSADDHVDDLEAVVEHAGLDRFHLMTFSRGTTWGIDLARRRPSCVASVSIGDYRAVEVGLPPTFAESQWRTRFRGRPMPDRVTFHVLEGIARESRDRDLWEALGGLGVPVLVGRGAAGGILRDADVERYRAAVADIEVVTFDDAAHDLFRPDRTAYPRAVADFVARQVAETGGRP
- a CDS encoding DDE-type integrase/transposase/recombinase, which encodes MTPAEIIYQRRARVLDVARETGNVAATCRMFGVSRTTFYKWRSVAERYGVEALLPKDRRVPQMPNATPTWVVNELLTLAVVEPTLGCRQYSDRLDDRGYQIAKSTVQEILIRHGLGRRSARVARAAAVTAQTTGLVTEAAREDEPFGFCHFAARPGDLVALDSFYIGNLKGVGKVYQLTAIETATRWATVMIILGTPNGTVTARFLETVIRRYRRLGVTVRAVLTDNGPEYIARTFTTALAAKGLTHHRIPPRSPNHNAVCERFQGTALQEAWRPAFHRRRFTSTRQLQAEIDAWLINYNNRRRNHSDYMRGRTPRQMLNLHRNRQTA